The following are from one region of the Synechococcus sp. CBW1108 genome:
- a CDS encoding DNA topoisomerase (ATP-hydrolyzing) subunit A, which yields MAEEHSGESSGPGDYPGRDPGNDPRIQPIALHQEMQRSYLEYAMSVIVGRALPDVRDGLKPVQRRILFAMHELGLTPDRPYRKCARVVGDVLGKYHPHGDQAVYDALVRQVQTFASRHPLLDGHGNFGSVDDDPAAAMRYTETRLAPIANEGLLDEIGSETVDFAPNFDGSQQEPTVLPAQLPFLLLNGCTGIAVGMATNIPPHNLGEVVDALIALVGNPDLSDEKLLELVPGPDFPTGGEVLVGQGLRDTYLLGRGSIPMRGVAHIEEVQPGKGRHRRGAVVITELPYQLSKAGWIEKLAEQVNEGKIGGIADIRDESDREGMRVVVELRRDANAETVLADLQRRTALQSNFGAILLALVNGQPVQLSLRRLLQEFLEYRELTLIRRTRYALKRCEDRLEVVEGLIKALNSLQRVIALITAASDAASARAGLQVQFDLSERQADAVLAMPLRRLTGLEQASLRKEADNLAAEQGQLRQLLDNRTLLLNTLVAELKSLRKRFATPRRTRLVEGGDALVAQRAAAVRPNAELQRQQAFAALNPDSRLLIQADGAVKIISPQVLGRLHLEEPAKLAEQPAPARLILPIAAQPLLLAFTVSGRVALLRWEFAAQQPGNLERFLPESLEGEQVVQVLPLPKQGSLGLLSSDGRFKRLPVGEFQELSGRATTVLKLKEGVSLRRVVSGQEGDLLVVASSTGRMLRLLMNEANLPLMGRAAQGPMLMRLLPGEVVVGAACAPDESASLLLASGAGQLKLLRISSLRPCQRGDMGQIGLRIQQRGDALIDLSGADRPLVGLLSDRGWSGRLELSQLTPEDCGGAGICLDLPAGQQLRELVPLINTP from the coding sequence ATGGCCGAGGAGCATTCAGGGGAATCCAGCGGACCGGGTGACTATCCGGGTAGGGATCCGGGCAACGATCCGCGCATCCAGCCGATCGCCCTGCATCAGGAGATGCAGCGCTCCTACCTCGAGTACGCGATGAGCGTGATCGTGGGAAGGGCCCTGCCGGATGTGCGGGACGGGCTCAAGCCAGTGCAGCGGCGGATTCTCTTCGCGATGCATGAGCTGGGCCTCACCCCCGATCGCCCCTACCGCAAGTGCGCCCGGGTGGTCGGTGACGTGCTGGGCAAATACCACCCCCACGGCGACCAGGCCGTCTACGACGCCTTGGTGCGCCAGGTGCAGACCTTCGCCAGCCGCCATCCATTGCTGGATGGACATGGCAACTTCGGCTCCGTCGACGACGATCCGGCGGCGGCAATGCGCTACACGGAAACCCGCCTGGCCCCGATCGCCAATGAGGGCCTCCTCGATGAAATAGGCAGCGAAACCGTTGATTTTGCCCCCAACTTCGACGGCTCCCAACAGGAACCAACGGTTCTGCCCGCCCAGCTGCCCTTCCTGCTCCTCAATGGCTGCACCGGCATCGCCGTGGGCATGGCCACCAACATCCCGCCCCACAACTTGGGCGAGGTGGTGGATGCCCTGATCGCCCTGGTGGGCAACCCGGATCTCAGCGACGAAAAGCTGCTGGAGCTGGTACCGGGCCCGGATTTCCCCACCGGCGGCGAGGTGTTGGTGGGCCAGGGGCTGCGCGACACCTACCTGCTGGGCCGGGGCAGCATCCCGATGCGGGGGGTGGCCCACATCGAGGAAGTGCAACCCGGCAAGGGCCGACACCGACGCGGCGCCGTGGTGATCACCGAGCTGCCCTACCAGCTGAGCAAAGCGGGCTGGATCGAGAAACTGGCAGAGCAGGTGAACGAAGGCAAGATCGGCGGTATTGCCGACATCCGCGACGAGAGCGACCGGGAAGGCATGCGGGTGGTGGTGGAGCTGCGGCGGGACGCCAATGCCGAAACCGTGCTGGCCGACCTCCAGCGCCGCACCGCCCTGCAGAGCAATTTTGGGGCAATTCTGCTGGCCCTCGTCAATGGCCAGCCGGTACAGCTGAGCCTGCGGCGCCTGCTGCAGGAATTCCTCGAATACCGCGAACTCACCCTGATCAGGCGCACCCGCTACGCCCTCAAGCGCTGTGAGGATCGACTCGAAGTTGTCGAGGGCCTGATCAAAGCCCTCAACTCCCTGCAAAGGGTGATAGCCCTGATTACCGCTGCCAGCGATGCCGCCAGTGCCCGGGCGGGACTGCAGGTGCAATTCGATCTGAGCGAGCGCCAGGCCGATGCGGTGCTGGCCATGCCCCTGCGGCGCCTAACCGGACTGGAGCAGGCAAGCCTGCGCAAGGAAGCGGACAACCTGGCCGCGGAGCAGGGCCAGCTGCGCCAGCTGCTCGACAACCGGACACTGCTGCTCAACACCCTGGTGGCCGAGCTGAAGTCGTTGCGCAAGCGCTTTGCGACACCCCGGCGCACCCGCCTGGTGGAGGGGGGTGACGCCCTGGTGGCCCAGCGGGCCGCGGCGGTTCGCCCCAACGCCGAGCTCCAGAGGCAACAGGCCTTTGCAGCTCTCAACCCGGATAGTCGCCTGCTGATCCAGGCGGATGGGGCTGTCAAGATCATCAGCCCCCAGGTGCTGGGTCGCCTCCACCTCGAGGAGCCCGCAAAGCTGGCCGAGCAACCAGCTCCCGCCAGGTTGATCCTGCCCATCGCCGCCCAGCCGCTGTTGCTTGCCTTCACGGTGAGTGGTCGGGTGGCCCTGCTGCGCTGGGAATTTGCTGCCCAACAGCCCGGCAATCTGGAGCGCTTCCTGCCCGAAAGCCTCGAAGGGGAGCAGGTGGTTCAGGTGCTGCCGCTGCCGAAACAGGGAAGCCTGGGGCTGCTGAGCAGCGACGGACGCTTCAAGCGCCTGCCCGTAGGGGAATTCCAGGAGTTATCTGGGAGGGCCACCACGGTGCTCAAACTCAAGGAAGGGGTGAGCCTGCGCCGGGTGGTGAGCGGCCAGGAAGGGGACCTCCTTGTGGTGGCGAGCAGCACCGGGCGGATGCTTCGCCTCCTAATGAACGAAGCCAACCTGCCGCTGATGGGCCGTGCAGCCCAGGGCCCGATGCTGATGCGGCTGCTGCCAGGCGAGGTGGTGGTGGGGGCAGCCTGCGCCCCTGACGAATCGGCCAGCCTGCTGCTGGCCAGCGGAGCCGGGCAGCTGAAGCTGCTGCGAATCTCAAGCCTGCGCCCGTGCCAGCGCGGTGACATGGGCCAGATCGGCCTGCGGATCCAACAGCGGGGCGATGCCCTGATCGACCTGAGCGGAGCCGACAGGCCCCTGGTGGGATTGCTGAGCGACAGGGGCTGGAGCGGCCGCCTCGAGCTCAGCCAGCTGACCCCGGAAGACTGCGGCGGTGCTGGCATCTGCCTCGATCTGCCGGCGGGCCAGCAACTTCGGGAACTGGTGCCGTTGATCAACACCCCCTAG
- a CDS encoding HpsJ family protein, with protein MSTASFGRLGHLLRWLGLTLVVLFGLHLLALVASWNWSLEPFRSLLAERLVNEAPLALVGLLLMLLGSRLDHPAAGRTPLRLLVAVLAILLAVAMVVGVPLSIGASQALEEQASQADGAIAQQSAQLERQKQQLQDPAFVDQLIAQAEQNGQIPEGASSELKKQKAQEFIETQLKPQLERAEQQLAQASLGRDVAVQQRRYAGTGAAVVLAIGFVLVALVALL; from the coding sequence GTGAGCACTGCCTCCTTCGGCCGCCTGGGCCATCTGCTGCGTTGGCTTGGCCTCACCCTGGTCGTGTTGTTCGGGCTGCATCTGCTGGCCCTGGTGGCCAGTTGGAACTGGTCGCTTGAACCCTTCCGCTCCCTGCTCGCCGAAAGGTTGGTCAACGAGGCGCCCCTGGCACTGGTGGGTTTGCTGTTGATGCTGCTCGGCAGCCGTCTCGACCATCCCGCCGCCGGCCGCACCCCCCTGCGCTTGCTCGTGGCCGTTCTGGCCATCCTGCTGGCCGTGGCGATGGTGGTGGGGGTGCCCCTTTCGATCGGCGCCAGCCAGGCTCTTGAGGAGCAGGCCAGCCAGGCCGATGGGGCCATCGCCCAGCAGTCTGCCCAGCTGGAGAGGCAGAAGCAGCAGCTGCAGGACCCTGCCTTTGTGGATCAGTTGATCGCCCAGGCGGAGCAAAACGGCCAGATACCCGAAGGCGCCAGTTCGGAACTCAAGAAACAAAAAGCCCAGGAGTTCATCGAGACCCAGCTCAAGCCCCAGCTCGAGCGGGCGGAGCAGCAACTCGCCCAGGCCAGCCTGGGCCGTGATGTGGCCGTTCAGCAGCGCCGCTATGCCGGCACTGGTGCCGCAGTGGTGCTGGCGATCGGCTTCGTGCTGGTGGCTCTGGTGGCCCTGCTCTGA
- a CDS encoding tetratricopeptide repeat protein: MARRRMRTCWSLVGAIGLLLTTGLPAKALVPYVYVPQRQELEGAGMGIAQAAARLLRLGQAGDAARLAALTVQLLPEDPRGWVLLAEAQLRSNQLEQAGISLAKAKQLDPRNPGIWFAEGSLALRASKPSEAINLLEQGLKLDRSNAGAYFDLGNARILLGQSGEALAAFERASSLRKDFWEALNNQGLVLFEQGQNKAAIQRWRQVLGIKPDAAEPTLALAAGLFASGAEGRSEALELASKALDNDPNYVLESYQKEQLWGPKLRSTTQQLLLLGELKPVVDRALANASPEGESSEEE, translated from the coding sequence ATGGCACGGCGCCGGATGCGCACTTGTTGGTCTCTGGTTGGTGCCATCGGACTGCTGCTCACCACGGGCTTACCCGCCAAGGCCCTGGTGCCCTACGTCTATGTACCCCAACGCCAGGAGCTCGAAGGCGCCGGAATGGGAATTGCCCAGGCGGCCGCCCGCTTGCTGCGCCTAGGCCAGGCCGGGGATGCGGCGCGCCTTGCGGCCCTGACGGTGCAGCTGCTGCCTGAAGACCCCCGCGGCTGGGTGCTGCTGGCCGAGGCCCAGCTGCGCAGCAACCAGTTGGAGCAGGCCGGCATCTCCCTGGCGAAGGCCAAACAACTCGATCCCCGCAACCCGGGCATCTGGTTTGCCGAGGGCTCCCTGGCCCTACGGGCCAGCAAGCCAAGTGAGGCCATCAACCTGCTGGAGCAGGGCCTGAAGCTCGACAGGAGCAATGCGGGGGCCTACTTCGACCTCGGCAACGCCCGCATCCTTCTCGGCCAGAGCGGCGAGGCCCTGGCGGCCTTTGAGCGGGCCTCCTCCCTGCGCAAAGACTTCTGGGAAGCCCTCAACAACCAGGGGCTGGTGCTGTTCGAGCAGGGCCAGAACAAGGCCGCCATCCAGCGCTGGCGCCAGGTGTTGGGCATCAAACCAGACGCTGCCGAACCGACCCTGGCCCTGGCCGCTGGCCTGTTTGCCAGTGGCGCCGAAGGGCGCAGCGAAGCCCTGGAACTGGCCAGCAAAGCCCTAGACAACGACCCCAACTACGTGCTGGAGAGCTATCAAAAAGAACAGCTCTGGGGTCCGAAACTGCGCAGCACCACCCAGCAACTGCTGCTGCTGGGCGAGCTCAAACCAGTGGTGGATCGGGCCCTCGCCAATGCCAGCCCTGAGGGGGAAAGCAGCGAAGAGGAGTGA
- the queG gene encoding tRNA epoxyqueuosine(34) reductase QueG — translation MAHNAHGELALQLKQQALQLGFDPVGLAAVPAGERLGLRTAALERWLAAGYQADMAWMADPRRRAVEQLLPGVRSLLAVGLNYYVAAERAPGSLKVARYGWGRDYHRLIDGRLRRLGRWLEQQVPGVRWRACVDSAPLLDKAWAEEAGLGWIGKHGNLIHRKRGSWLLLGHLLTSLELPADAPAQPLCGSCSRCLPACPTGAISEPFVVDSRRCIAFHTIENRDGELPAAIATAMEGWVAGCDICQEVCPWNQQPLASSDDPDLQPRPWLLDLRAESALQWGDGEWDEKLRASALRRIKPWMWRRNLRANEGSHV, via the coding sequence ATGGCGCACAACGCCCACGGGGAGCTGGCACTCCAGCTGAAACAGCAGGCACTCCAGCTGGGGTTTGACCCGGTGGGCCTCGCCGCCGTGCCCGCCGGGGAGCGCCTGGGCCTGCGAACGGCGGCCCTGGAGCGCTGGCTGGCGGCGGGATATCAGGCCGACATGGCCTGGATGGCCGACCCGCGCCGGCGCGCGGTGGAGCAGCTGTTGCCGGGGGTGCGCAGCCTGCTGGCGGTGGGGCTCAATTACTACGTGGCGGCCGAGCGGGCCCCCGGCTCCCTGAAGGTGGCCCGCTACGGCTGGGGCCGCGATTACCACCGGCTGATCGATGGCCGCCTGCGGCGGCTGGGCCGCTGGCTGGAACAGCAGGTGCCCGGCGTGCGCTGGCGGGCCTGCGTCGACAGCGCCCCGCTGCTGGACAAGGCCTGGGCCGAAGAGGCGGGCCTGGGCTGGATCGGCAAGCACGGCAACCTGATCCACCGGAAACGGGGCTCCTGGCTGCTGCTAGGCCACCTGCTCACCAGCCTGGAGCTGCCCGCCGACGCCCCCGCCCAGCCCCTCTGCGGCAGCTGCAGCCGCTGCCTGCCGGCCTGCCCCACCGGCGCCATCAGCGAACCATTCGTGGTGGACAGCCGCCGCTGCATCGCCTTCCACACAATCGAAAACCGCGATGGCGAGCTGCCCGCCGCCATCGCCACGGCAATGGAGGGCTGGGTGGCCGGCTGCGATATCTGCCAGGAGGTGTGTCCCTGGAACCAGCAGCCCCTGGCGAGCAGCGACGACCCGGATCTGCAGCCGCGGCCCTGGCTGCTGGATCTGCGGGCCGAATCAGCCCTGCAGTGGGGTGACGGTGAGTGGGATGAAAAACTGCGGGCATCGGCCCTGCGACGGATCAAACCCTGGATGTGGCGTCGCAACCTCAGGGCCAATGAGGGCAGCCATGTCTAG
- a CDS encoding DUF502 domain-containing protein has protein sequence MVQANPKTDQPLGDRLQADLKNDLIAGLLVVIPLATTIWLATTVSRFVLAFLTSIPKQFNPFNTLSPLLQELINLGVGLLVPLLGILLIGLMARNIVGRWLLEFGEGTLLRIPLAGSVYKTLKQLLETFLQGNSTKFRRVVLVEYPREGLFALGFVTGVIGSALQAGLPEPMLSVFIPTAPNPTTGWYTLVPERSVKDLEISVEDAFRTIISAGIVNPDERSTPNRSFSSLLAQLRTPQLS, from the coding sequence TTGGTTCAAGCCAATCCCAAGACAGATCAGCCCCTGGGGGACCGGCTTCAGGCTGACCTCAAGAACGACCTGATCGCCGGTTTGCTGGTGGTGATTCCCCTGGCTACCACGATCTGGCTGGCCACCACGGTGAGTCGTTTTGTGCTGGCTTTTCTCACATCTATCCCCAAGCAGTTCAACCCTTTCAATACCCTCAGCCCCCTGCTGCAGGAGCTGATCAACCTGGGGGTTGGGCTGCTGGTGCCCCTGCTCGGCATCCTGCTGATCGGCCTGATGGCCCGCAACATCGTCGGCCGCTGGCTGTTGGAATTCGGCGAGGGCACCCTGCTGCGCATTCCCTTGGCGGGCTCGGTCTACAAGACCCTCAAGCAGTTGCTGGAAACTTTCCTGCAGGGCAACTCAACTAAATTTCGCCGCGTGGTGCTGGTCGAATATCCCAGGGAGGGGCTGTTTGCCCTGGGGTTTGTGACCGGCGTGATTGGCAGTGCCCTCCAGGCCGGCCTGCCCGAGCCCATGCTCAGCGTGTTCATTCCCACGGCCCCCAATCCCACCACTGGCTGGTACACCCTGGTGCCGGAACGCTCCGTCAAGGACCTTGAGATCTCGGTGGAGGATGCCTTCCGCACCATCATTTCCGCCGGCATCGTCAACCCTGACGAGCGGTCCACCCCCAATCGCAGTTTTTCCAGCCTGCTGGCCCAGCTGCGCACCCCCCAACTCTCCTGA
- the purF gene encoding amidophosphoribosyltransferase, with product MHSDPTDQRPDKPEEACGIYAVLAPGEPVANLTYFGLYSLQHRGQESAGIAVFDAGHKVRLHKDMGLVSQVFDQDVLERLVGDLAVGHNRYSTTGSSKVCNAQPVVLMTRLGPCALAHNGNLVNAAELRLELADIASELTSTTDSELIAFAIQQAVNGGRDWDGAIRHAASRCRGAFSLVIGTPQGLFALRDGHGIRPLVFGHIGDLVDAQWVVSSESCGLDIIGAVFDGDVEPGEIIHFRAGDPLPERSSWCVEEAKLCIFEMIYFARPDSRFFGESLYSYRVRIGEALARETPVAADIVIGVPDSGIPAAIGYSQASGIPFGDGLIKNRYVGRTFIQPTQAMREAGIRVKLNPLPDVLAGKRVVVIDDSIVRGTTSRKLVQALRDAGALEVHMRISSPPVTHPCFYGIDTDTQDQLIAARLSLAEISSHLGVDSLAYLSQQGMVEAAQANSSHFCTACFDGSYPIEMDEQVRSSKLMLEPSGIAASVLLHR from the coding sequence ATGCATTCGGACCCCACCGATCAGCGGCCTGACAAACCAGAGGAGGCCTGCGGCATCTACGCCGTACTGGCGCCTGGGGAGCCGGTGGCAAACCTCACCTACTTTGGCCTCTATTCCCTCCAGCATCGCGGCCAGGAGTCGGCAGGTATCGCCGTCTTCGATGCCGGCCACAAGGTGCGGCTGCATAAAGACATGGGCCTGGTCAGCCAGGTGTTCGACCAGGACGTGTTGGAACGCCTGGTCGGCGACCTGGCCGTAGGCCACAACCGTTACTCCACCACCGGTAGCAGCAAGGTCTGCAATGCCCAGCCGGTGGTGCTGATGACCCGGCTAGGCCCGTGCGCCCTGGCCCACAACGGCAACCTGGTGAATGCGGCCGAGCTGCGCCTGGAGCTGGCAGATATCGCCAGCGAGCTCACCTCCACCACCGATTCCGAGTTGATTGCCTTTGCGATCCAGCAAGCGGTGAATGGCGGCCGCGACTGGGATGGGGCAATCCGCCATGCCGCCAGCCGCTGCCGCGGCGCCTTCAGCCTGGTAATCGGCACCCCCCAGGGCTTATTCGCCCTGCGTGATGGTCACGGCATCCGCCCCCTGGTGTTTGGTCACATCGGCGATCTGGTGGATGCCCAGTGGGTTGTCAGCAGTGAGTCCTGTGGTCTCGACATCATCGGCGCTGTTTTTGACGGAGACGTGGAACCAGGCGAGATCATCCATTTCAGAGCGGGTGATCCCCTGCCGGAGCGCAGCAGCTGGTGCGTGGAGGAGGCCAAGCTCTGCATCTTCGAGATGATCTATTTCGCCCGACCCGACAGCCGCTTCTTCGGCGAATCCCTCTACAGCTACCGGGTGCGGATCGGCGAGGCCCTGGCCCGGGAAACGCCTGTGGCGGCAGACATTGTTATCGGTGTGCCCGATTCCGGCATTCCGGCTGCCATCGGTTACTCCCAGGCGAGTGGCATCCCCTTCGGCGATGGCCTGATCAAGAACCGCTACGTGGGTCGCACCTTCATCCAGCCCACCCAGGCGATGCGCGAGGCGGGAATCCGGGTCAAACTCAACCCCCTGCCCGATGTGCTGGCGGGCAAGCGGGTGGTGGTGATTGATGATTCGATCGTGCGCGGCACCACCAGTCGCAAGTTGGTGCAGGCCCTGCGCGATGCCGGGGCCCTCGAAGTGCACATGCGGATCAGTTCGCCGCCGGTCACCCACCCCTGTTTTTATGGCATCGACACCGACACCCAGGACCAGCTGATCGCTGCCCGGCTCAGCCTCGCTGAGATCTCCTCCCACCTGGGCGTCGATTCGCTCGCCTACCTGAGTCAGCAGGGCATGGTGGAGGCGGCCCAGGCAAATTCCAGCCATTTCTGCACGGCCTGCTTCGACGGAAGCTACCCAATCGAGATGGACGAGCAGGTGCGTTCCAGCAAGTTGATGCTGGAGCCCTCCGGAATCGCTGCCAGCGTGCTGCTGCACCGGTAG